One window of the Nicotiana tabacum cultivar K326 chromosome 4, ASM71507v2, whole genome shotgun sequence genome contains the following:
- the LOC107781957 gene encoding PTI1-like tyrosine-protein kinase At3g15890 yields the protein MLKRCFNCFGGEQRPEISAQKNRDYPWDIYTLKELVNATNNFHNDNKIGEGGFGSVYWGRTSKGIEIAVKRLKAMSAKAEMEFAIEVEILGRVRHKNLLGLRGFYAGEDERLIVYDYMPNHSLITHLHGQLAADCLLDWPRRIRIAIGSAEGLCYLHHEANPHIIHRDIKASNVLLDSNFQAKVADFGFAKLIPDGVTHLTTRVKGTLGYLAPEYAMWGKVSESCDVYSFGILLLEIISARKPLEKLPNGVKRDIVQWALPYLQKGDFNHIADPRLKGKFNRDQLKNTILIAMKCTDGNPENRPSMLEVVDWLKGGVEKRKKEIKIVKNDVDDNENDDYVDDIETDYEDYAKKKTKPRLPISESNKRK from the exons ATGTTGAAGAGATGTTTTAATTGCTTTGGTGGTGAACAAAGACCAGAGATCAG TGCTCAGAAGAACAGGGATTATCCATGGGATATTTACACATTAAAAGAGCTTGTTAACGCAACAAACAATTTCCATAATGATAACAAAATTGGTGAAGGAGGGTTTGGAAGTGTTTATTGGGGTCGAACTAGTAAAGGCATCGAG ATAGCAGTTAAAAGGCTAAAGGCGATGAGTGCAAAAGCAGAAATGGAATTTGCAATAGAAGTGGAAATACTTGGAAGGGTGAGACATAAGAATTTATTAGGTTTAAGAGGATTTTATGCAGGCGAGGATGAAAGGCTTATAGTTTATGACTATATGCCTAATCACAGCTTGATCACCCATTTGCATGGCCAACTTGCTGCTGATTGCCTTCTGGATTGGCCTCGACGAATTAGAATTGCTATTGGATCTGCCGAGGGATTATG ttACTTGCACCATGAAGCAAATCCCCATATCATACATAGAGACATAAAGGCAAGCAATGTCCTCTTAGATTCAAATTTCCAAGCAAAAGTCGCAGATTTTGGATTTGCTAAGTTGATACCTGATGGGGTTACTCATCTAACAACAAGGGTTAAAGGAACCCTAGGGTATTTAGCACCTGAATATGCCATGTGGGGAAAAGTCTCTGAGAGTTGTGATGTCTATAGCTTTGGAATATTACTTCTCGAGATAATTAGTGCTCGTAAACCTTTAGAGAAACTCCCTAATGGTGTTAAACGTGACATTGTGCAATGGGCACTTCCATATCTCCAAAAGGGTGACTTTAATCACATTGCTGACCCTAGGCTCAAAGGAAAGTTCAATCGTGATCAATTGAAAAATACAATCTTGATTGCAATGAAATGCACTGATGGAAATCCTGAAAACAGGCCAAGTATGTTAGAAGTTGTGGATTGGCTTAAGGGTGGGGTggaaaagaggaagaaagagatCAAAATAGTGAAGAATGATGTTGATGACAACGAGAACGATgactatgttgatgatattgagacTGACTATGAAGATTATGCAAAGAAAAAAACCAAGCCAAGATTACCAATTTCGGAGTCGAATAAGAGGAAATAA